The window ggaacttttataacatggaatattccgttaacgaaaacggggtaatgtaacggaataaactttgggttgtcacaagttGGTTGGTGAAAGTGGTTTAGTGATGACAGGAGGTTGAGTGTTAGTagttgcccccgtatcagatatgttgacGATCACTGTCTGTTCAGGAATGGTAGGGGTGGGGGTTTGGGTAATGATAGGAGGTAAAGGTATTATCGAAATAGGTGTAGAAGACACAGGTGGTGCGTTTGATATTGTAGTGGTGAAAGTGGTTGTAGGAATGGAAACATAAGTAACTGGTGGTGTTGAAATAGAGTTTGATGTAAGAACAACCAAAACGGTAACTTTTGGTTTCGTTGAGGGAGGTGGGGTTGGTTGTTTATGAGAAGGAGATTCGGTTGGAGTAGGAGACCTAGGTGGAGTATTTCCTCTTGGAGATTCCTGACGAGAGTCCTCTGCTGCGTCATCGTCGTTACCTGAGTTTGGAGGAGTTGGACTCTGTGATTTTCTTGCCATTATTTTAACCTTCTTCATCTTAGAAGAACCCTCTTTCTCCGACTTTCGCTTCTTTCATTTGGAAGGCTTAGTTTCATCCTTCTCAGTTGTTTCCTTCTTTACCCTTTTTCCTCAGTTGCTTGGCTTGTCAACTGCATCCAGGGCAGCTTGTTGTTTCAGAGTAAGGACTCGTTGTTCTTTTGGAGGAAGCTTTCTGTATTCCGCCATAACCTTACTTTCTTCTAAGACACATCGAAACATCGATTCAGGAATGCATCCCTTGTGGTGAAACTTCGTGGGATCAGAtatgatgatcttcttggtatgaaacgtagcAATGGAAGCGATAAGGACATCCTTCATCACCGGAATTTCCAAAGTATCAATAGCCCTCCTTGTGATAATGGTTCAGAACCTTCCACATGAAATCTCGGAATGACGAGTGGAAGTATTGAGGCTCTGTACAACCTAAGACCAAATTATAGACccataatcaagatttaaaccGTTGTAAAGACCAGAGAGGATTGTCATAATTCCTTTACTAGTGCCATCCGATCCAGCACTACGTTCCGCGAAGCTTTTAATCAAAAGAGTAAGAAGCCCGTTCCATTGAGAAGACACGACTTCTTGATCTTGGTAATGGTGGTCAGTACGTCTGTATATCCCATTTCATATAGCATTGAGAATAGTTGTGCAGTTGTGATGAAATCAGGTGAGATAACAGAGGAATCCACCGCAAGATGTAGTAAAGAACAAAACCTTCCTTTGGAAATATTGGCCTTTTTAGAGTGTAATTGAAAGTAGATGCGTTCTTTGTTCTTGTCGAAGGTTGCTATAGAGTAAACTTGGGACAAGAgagacatgggaacaacttcaAATTGAGTTAGGGCCTGAACCAACGGAGAATACTTCAAACACTCCACAACTTGTAACATATAGGAATCATAGAGGAACGGATTGAGTTCAATGATCATGTTTTGATTTGGCTTAATGGAAAGAAATGCCGAAGAAGCAGTCTGATCTTGAACTGAAGAAGAAGTCGCCATTGTTAATCAAAGAAGGAAGATGAACAGTTCGAATCACCGCTATAGTAGAGAAACTTTGTGACTGGTAAAAGACAAAGAATCGTCAAAACCCTTTATATACCGTtgctaggagagagaaaaatcaagAGGAGAATGGCGTGATCACTAAAACGTCTCCTAAAAAAGTGCTATGTGACAGGTTGGGTGTTCCAAGAAATACGTCAGCATGCATGCGGATAGGGAcctttcaaattcacgcgccaaATACTTATCCTTAATCGTCTTTTGAACTTCAATATGACTTTAAGAGACATGAATTCCCCTGTGTAAACAAAACTTGAACCAACAGCAACTAGagttttggaaaataaaattttcgtGCAATAGAGTGACAatcgataaagaaataaatcaatttTGTATGGAATATGCGTGATGTCTTAAGAGAAGACAGAAAGCAGGTGATTCTgggcaagaatcacttccttcatGGTCAAaatagacttgaagtgcttgtgtggaatCCCAAAAAATACGATCAAGTGTTTATagagaaacattgaaaggcttcttttcaaGATATAGGCTTAAGGGTggcttatcttcaaccgaacaTTAATACGTAACATAAGATCAATTgttggaagaagtacttgtgaaaccaatgtggtctgttgaacaagtaggtgagatGTAAGTTGGAGGGTCAATGGATGTAatagaaatccaaaaaaaaaaataaactggatcttgTTGGAAAGAAATGCCTTGgttttagacaatttcataaagaccacacaaaaataaaaaaaggatTTCATTGGGTAAACAGTAAGTTCTTGAATTTAATAATTCACTATCAATTCATTATTGGAGTTGGATTATGGGCTTCACTCAGCACATGACATACGTATCCAAGATAACAAACACAGacgttgtgcaaccataaaccttagtggtaagaaccgagagtctcaagggttacattggtgAAATGAAAGTCGATGGAGAATATAAGAAGGTGGTTtgagaaccgaaagtaccttctGCTGTAAAAATATGACCAAGTAGAGAAACTCTTGACTcaaatgagaagagtaaggtagctttaGACGACGTTGATTTAgacagccttattgggaagaaacgataggtatagATCAAATCATTAAGGCCTACTCAACGTCatagaggctttggtcaacatgcagcaacatggttctagggacccttaactagttcgTATGGAAATAATTGTACTTGTCGAAACTCCAAATTCTTTGGTTCTGAAACCTTTAGGACCTAATTAAAGTAAGAACAAACACaccacacaaaaaaaacaaattgaaaaatatcttGAAATATTGAGTTTTCTGAACAAAAgtaaaaatgaaataataaaaaaaatatttttggatttttgaagttttctgaaaaaaaatgtaacagcccggattcccaggtattatttattcttataaatttggtgatttgtgaggagactcggcgagttggagctcaaactcgccgagtatgatcgcggtttgggcacgggttcgcgtccggactcggcgagtccaaaaggtggactcggcgagtcgacgctgtttaatgaaaccctaatttccagggtatgagacctatttaaaggggcttatggccgtcatttgcggccatcaaccccagagagaaccctaaagagtctttgagcgttttgtgagagagaagaagaagatccttggctatttgtgggtgtttttgcatatagaagaggatcaaggaaagaggagaccaaagagggtgctaatccagtgattcatgagctcagagacttcatttgaggtaaccattcattcctttctcagtccttggtgtaaatcttagagttagggtttctttgtggaatgatccatggagtaattggcctcttctcgtgttggtgctttagatctggacccaaagaggtccagagactgttttccctcaagctttatgagtattaatggaggccatgagcttagaatagcattctagagaccatatcatcaattAAGGCCTTTAAACCTTTacatgagcaccaagatagtaactttacgtgatgtatgagcttggaaggactggatctatgagttattggaacggatctgacctcaggagtgagtttgagtttatgcatggcatagactcgtcgagtccgaagaacagactcggcgagtagcatgaagattgtccataaccactcgccgagttaaggggttgactcagtgagtcagggagagtcggaGAGAGTAgacgggtggactgagtcaagctggaactcgccaagttgttcttgagactcggcgagttgagtcgtggtggccccgcggttcatgccaggtggaactcgtcgagttagggaagtactcgacgtgtcaagagaggatcctagggagtcagtgaacacgtatagactcgccgagtcgctctagtgcactcgccgagtccggtcaagttcaccgttgaccatagttgaccagtgttgacttgataggagtagtcaaccttagttgtgaaagtgttaattatagatatattgtgttataggaggattatagctcgggggatcgagcgcgagtgatttccgggatttgcgagtcatcgagatacgcgaggtgagtcttctcactatacgttgccttgagtaggtaaccagagttatgtaacagagtatttgtatgctatgtgttgtactgcattatttctatgtgatttatgctgtgcatgtttacagagttagaactagaaggttcccagagttagaaccggaaggttcatagtgttagaaccagagggttcatagagtagggtccacggacccacggagttatagcctcgaatggctaatatgtgttatgtgtggtattttagggaactcactaagcttcgtgcttacagtgttttgtgttatgtgtttcaggtttctctcaggatcacgggacgacaccggctcgattgtacacaccagagaaagagtcaggttttgaggatcctggtttattatgcaagtgaaaatggagttatgttttgtaattcgattatgaatgagattttaagaaaagtgtttttaagaattaaacgattatttttaaatgaaaaattgttttgaaattttcggtgttacaagttggtatcagagccttggtttgaaggattcggatgcgccttcgggtaaatctggactcaaactgaggaagtaagaaaagttttcaaagaaataattttctaaagcgaataagagttcaaagagaaagcgagaaagagcagtgtgtacaatcagtcagaacccgaacggtgatttcccaaaatacccttacttttgtgttatgagatatttatgatgcactttatgagatattattgcatgctagagacaggctaggtattccatatcttaggactagagtggcctgatttgtgatgccttagcctaggaattgctgttatatgcgatgtgcttttaagtatgtgatgagtgagaatatttagttggaatcctttaggagatttgagtagaggagtaatctaggggagatacctagataagtaccatggtacttagagaaagaatagttagaacccgtgaGGGGAAGAGTTGcggagttcggtggtactttcaaggatgagcagagcaagcggagttatcacccagagtgagtcatatatattctccgatgctcgaatgctgcttgcttcgtgctttgtggcactctcgatgatgggagtcagctaccaagcgaatatgacgatatttaggaggtagatggctgacatcattaggagctcttcagcagctgatagtagagaagtgtgggaatctaggaagagcctagggagtaaccttagccacaTGAGttcgctggcagagtagagaatttcgctggggagcgagcgcgcgacggaatGGGTGAATGAGAAGgccgagcagctacttaggagctccaggatagtccgtgtggaaagtatgggtagatgtggcaggtagtatgggcccgtactactaaaagcagaggacccatacttgatacagggagtattttgaaggttctaatgagcggatggaggagtgatgttatggttcgagtaccatacatcgaagcgtattgaggagtgatgttatggttcgagtaccatacatcggagcagattgaggattgatgttatggttcgagtaccatacatcgaagcaaattgaggagtgatgttatggctcgagtaccatacatcgaagcgtattgaggagtgatgttatggttcgagtaccatacatcggagaagATTGAGgattgatgttatggttcgagtaccatacatcggagcagattgaggagtgatgttatggttcgagtaccatacattggagcagattaaggagtgatgttatggttcgagtaccatacatcggagcagattgaggagtgatgttatggttcgagtaccatacatcagagcagattgaagagtgatgttatggttcgagtaccatacatcggagcggattgaggagtgatgttatggttcgagtaccatacatcggagcggattgagaagtgatgttatggttcgagtaccatacatcggagcggattgagaagtgatgttatggttcgagtaccatacatcggagtggatcgaggagtgaagttatggttcgagtaccataaatcggagcagatgaaggaatgatgttatggttcgagtaccatacatcggagcagatggaggagtgatgctatggttcgggtaccatacaccggagcatattgagaagagatgtcatgggatgagtaccatggtttgtagtgaatgatgcttgtggttctccggttatccggtcacgatcGATGAGGTAAAggttggacgctatgggttttaggcatgtgggccatgattgagttcgaagaggcgtcccttgagagggaggtcgagagcctttcagagtattttggtaaggagtcagaGGGAGGGGAGAAATTTCGgtttgagttgagcaatcagtcgatagaggagatgtcaccttctatgacctgggtggtgctatttatgttcgtgtgcggaacatgagaggcatgatgtttaagttttgggtttgggggtaaaccctgcaagttgtcattgatgatgattttccatcagagtatcaggtagcatgtgtgctgcgAGACAGTGATTTACGATGAGCAGATAgccagttgggactgagatagtcaaggaccacgttacacctatttgagtatagtagggcgtattgcagaggtatcagtggggagtccagtcgatttaatcagtgcagtggtttttctatctatgttgggtattgaatatgggagtgggtccctgttcttgggatgatccatgtgttggaacgtcggttgatgagtcgaggtaGGGGAGtctgatgatttcgtggtccagtctatgagttAGTGATGTTATGGGACAGTTGATTtttttggtattggattggtacgagatttggaacgactagaggcggtcgtgacgagaagttcttgaggatttcatctaaggtttagagttatgagatcgattgatttccttaaaggggattaccgggcgttgcgtagcaccttccaggggcaggtgcgttattactgatgaaaatagttcgtgaggttgttgatgtgtcagatagtgatggttcgaaccctaagtgggggagaaccgggtggtttattgagagaaccagagatttgtgcaagagcggttaggggttggatgcagaaacctgcgacttgaattcatgagatcagggtcattggtcatcaaggaaaggtgcaggatgagataatgcatgtggtatatgtctgagagaaggatgggtgtctacacggcgggtggtcaatggtcaggaatctggtggtggtcagagtcgtttcaagtggaagactcgtaatgatggtatgggcagttgagaacttctgggttgaaatatgggtagaagattttcgagtagccaactcccgggctgggatgtgtattcttgcttggattttgagcagtagtggaaagggtttcagaggatcatcagtgtgttctgaagggttagcgccttccttgtattccaattgagtgtttggatgcactgaagttgtgcattgagtgaaataggaaattattatgggattaagaggaaatgtattgttgtatgtgtacgGTGCTGGGAGTAAaggaatcagtggtagaggcaggacattgtgatgctctatTAGGGTGTTCtgtggtttccgcgtatagcgtcccgatttcagagttatttagagtcttggatttaagatgactagtgatgtatcatgtatccacggttccagtgggagccctttgtgtattgtcatcaagagggattatttaaggaagtggatctccgcagaggtaggttctgtgttatggcggttgccgccagagtctgtaatgcatatcggggcaactgagtgtgtaactatctatgatagtcttcggtgcatgagttagtgaacatagtgtggtgttgtaatgagaatgagagtatagggtgaagctacggggagccgtagtattcaccagtcagagggtgttgtgatgctacggggagccgtagtactcacaagtcagagagagagagagagagagagagagagagagagagagatagccgtgatgctacagggagccatagtattcgccagtcagagggtgttgtgatgctacggggagccgtagtactcacaagtcagagagagagagagagagagtcgtgatgctacggggagccgtagtatttgccagtcagagggtgttgtgatgctacggggagccgtagtactcacaagtcagagggagggagtcgtggtactatggggagctgtagtactcactagttagttggcattgtgatactacggggagccgtagtactcactagtcagaggctgtcgtaatgttgtgggaagccatagtacccactagatggcaagagagtgtgatgatggagtgttctacgataagtgcatgatgcggaagagttttaggcttgagtagccctagtgttgagtttttggaccCTAGTGGTTAAagcggggcgagactggggtctccgtctctgtcgggagggtcagCAAGGCGCGTGGGTGAATATGCACAGCAGACAccagaggttagagctgagtcgatcttcgattggattgtattttttttatgaggaaaaagggaatttcgtgacttgcgtgtcactgggtcgtgatagtggtcacggggaggaagttagtgagatgttttggatcatgttatgtgtgacctttgggggttcagctATGGGACCGAAAGCTAACCTGGTGCTCGGTATtgaagatgaatatgagaaatgagctagagtttccCTTGGTGATGTCTGCGGACACTTTAGAGAGAGAGCgactcagacgctcgaggatatgttttgggcatgtgtattagattttgggggaaaattgtggcccgtattttcccttggcagagttttcctacaacaacagccatcattagtgcatcagtatgccgccctttgagctgttgtagggaagggggtattggaccccatttgctggggagaggtagagcaacgtgtgatgggaagtacagagattgtgcttcagacgtcagagtagatacagcaggtcaggcagaggttgttgaccactcagagtcgccagaagagttatgcggacaggcgccggtccgagctcgaatttttggtcggtgactttgtactcctgaaggtctctccttggaaaggagtgatccgattcaggtagaggggcaagttggggcctcgatatatcggtccttttcgggtgatcgcgagggtaggcagggtagtctaccgtttggatttgccagcagagttggggcagattcacgacacttttcaggtgtcgcaactgcggaagtgtatagaCGATGAGTCggaagtggttccattagaggatattcaggtggatgcgagcctgaattatgctgagagaccagtggcaatcagagatcagaaaatcaaggctctgaggaacaagaaggtacccttggttttggttcagtggcagcatcggaaggggtccgagatgacttgggagccggagcgtgagatgcgtgagcagcatccggagttatttgcagagcgagacttcgagggcgaagtctagttcaagtgggggagaattgtaacagcccagattcccaggtattatttattcttataaatttggtgatttgtgaggagactcggcgagttggagctcaaactcgccgagtatgatcgcggtttgggcacgggttcacgtccggactcggcgagtccaaaaggtggactcggcgagtccacgctgtttaatgaaaccctaatttccagggtatgagacctatttaaaggggcttatggccgtcatttgcggccaccaaccccagagagaaccctaaagagtctttgagcgttttgtgagagagaagaagaagatccttggctatttgtgggtgtttttgcatatagaagaggatcaaggcaagaggagaccaaagagggtgctaatccagtgattcttgagctcagagacttcatttgaggtaaccattcgttcctttctcagtccttggtgtaaatcttagagttagggtttctttgtggaatgatccatggagtaattggcctcttctcgtgttggtgctttagatctggacccaaagaggtccagagactgttttccctcaagctttatgagtattaatggaggccatgagcttagaatagcattctagagaccatatcatcaattAAGGCCTTtaaacctttgcatgagcaccaagatagtaactttacatGATGTAtgagcttggaaggactggatctatgagttattggaacggatctgacctcaggagtgagtttgagtttacgCATgggatagactcgccgagtccgaagaacagactcgacgagtagcatgaagattgtccataaccactcaacgagtggtcttgccgagttaaggggttgaatcagtgagtcagggagagtcggaGAGAGTTGACGGGTGGattgagtcaagctggaacttgccgagttgtt of the Lactuca sativa cultivar Salinas chromosome 6, Lsat_Salinas_v11, whole genome shotgun sequence genome contains:
- the LOC111875872 gene encoding uncharacterized protein LOC111875872, whose product is MARKSQSPTPPNSGNDDDAAEDSRQESPRGNTPPRSPTPTESPSHKQPTPPPSTKPKVTVLVVLTSNSISTPPVTYVSIPTTTFTTTISNAPPVSSTPISIIPLPPIITQTPTPTIPEQTVIVNISDTGATTNTQPPVITKPLSPTNL